The segment TAAATTAGTTTAGCGGTGCGAAGGAAATTAACTCGATTTGTTTGCTAAGGGATTATTTTGTGGTGTGTTTACGTAAATAATCAAGAGCTCTCAAAACGTTCCCTCGACACTAAGAAAGGAGGTGCTGCGCTACTTGTAAATAACAACATTTTATCGTTAATTTCAAACAAGGGGCTcttgcagtttaattttaaataaaataaatcatatttaaagtCTTACTGTAGAGCAGTGgccataaaataattgtgaaaaGAGCTttagatatatatttatccATCAAAAATTGCCTCTGTCTCGTAAAATAACGGTTAAttcgataaaataattttttcaagcgAGCGAAAATTTTCGGCACGATGGATGGCATCGGGCTTTGAATGCACGGCTGCACTTGCTATCGATCAAATCGCTGAGCCGATgctggtgaaaattttatctgccaCAGTGAGAAACTTACATCTGCAGTCTGCGGAACACAATGGAAACAATTTACCAAAGACAAATACGGCAGGAAAAAAGTTTTTCGTCGAAACTGGACTAGTGGAAAAGCGAATGGGAAGCTGCAAAGCTGTGTTCGTTTTCAACCGAGCCGAACAATTATGTCACAGAGCGTCACACGGGCGTCAATCAGCGCGAAAATTCGATGCGGAGCAATTATTCCTGCATGTAGCTCTCGGTCGCAGTCATTGTGCTAACGATATGGAGTCTGCCACCGGGGCTGCGCCGCCAGAAATATTGATTCTGCTGCTCTGTtcatgtatgtgtgtgtgtgagtcaATCAAGATGAAGTTTAGCAGCAGCGAAACTGGAGTCTGCCTCACATCGAGCTCCACAAAAATGGATGCGGGTGCAAAAAATAGCTGATTGAAaaggaaatgttttttgctTCATCTTTGACTTGAAACAATCTGTGGGAATTCTTGAATGAAGGATTGCCAAAACCCTTATAACTTTAAGACGATTTACTAATTTATTCTTAACTTCCAATCGTCACAGGTTGATCATGTGATTTTAAGGCATATGTACTCAAATATCGATTAATATCGCCTGAAACAGTCTTAAGCTAGAAAATCCATCTTAAACCGATTAAAAATCGTCTACAGTCTGGAACAAAGTGAATCCGAGGGaaaatgcataattataaCTCAAGtcatttaaacatttattttttagtggAATATTTTAGCCTTGATCGGGTTTCAgactaattattttcagagatttaaaatgaagtcaaatatttggaaattaaatgtgaCAAATTTCTGCACGAGTAAAACATTGTCGCCAGAAATATGGATTCTGCTGCTCCGTGTCAATCAAGACGAAACTGAAGTCTGCCTTTCATCGagcaacacaaaaattgatCTGCGGGAGCtgattgaaaagaaaactctCCGTCTCTCtcgtgatatttttttgcgtCTCTCTATCTGCCTTAAAAGCATACACACATGAATGTATTTCATCAGAGCGcttgtttcaaaagcaatgAGCCGCGTTGGAAGTGAGAAGGGTGGTATTTCATTTAACAAGGCATTCCGCAGCGTCAACAAAACGCGGAGGCCGGAATTTCTCAATGGGATTCAGCCAGCCTCCGCAGCCTCCTCGAAATGTTGACCCGCGCGTGCAATGCTACACAACGGTAATTCAAGTGGACTCCTTAGGCAAAGCGAAGCGGGGGCCGAAACGTTTTCGGAAATGAAACAAGGCAAGTGGATAGCTATTTTGAGCAGGTAAACACTACGCCGCTTAATAGGTTTTGCCCGGGATTTTGACTATGTTTACGCTGGTCCTGCGGCTGAATGTGTATGCATTAAATTCCATTAAAGTCATAATTGCTTGAGCAAAAGCCTGTGCAAAGCAATCATTGCTATACAAGCCTTAACGCTGCTATCGCATCCATACGTGTTTGTTGCTTTTTGCAGTGGAGACTGAAACTGTATGTGGTTAAATCATAAATAACAATGGTTATTGGTCacggaatttttattcaagtgtGAATGTAAGAATCTATGGTTGCAAGaacttttatatataaaaaagcaaattgtaacacaaaattaaatatatatcatctgtacttaaggaaaaaaatttgtagagcaaaataattattgttaaaaacagtaacaaaatttaaatatattaaaaatattcagtaaaatttattataataagttttaaaaagtatatttaatttaaactgttaTAAAATGCacgtaatattaattaactcgctacttgctggttctcgctacttgctggtttgcacctttccagcatgcgtgatttggcttcacgggacaaatgtctaagcgtttcaaaacaaaagtcctcggtgcggaggcaagtggcccttgagtgggctgggtctctgtgcggcctggtgcgcccatgttatccgttcgcggtgttattgggacccgggttccagcattcgtgctagtgcagtgcgcgcccttcccggtcctccggtcctcggacagggataaaaagagcaaaaaaaatatatataaatgtgattaaaaaataattttaaaacgtaaACTTCTTAcatttgtgaataaatttttttattaatgttatcaccatatatttttaattggagagTTTAATGATTGAACAGTTTAGCAGGATTATAGGAGAATATTTTGAgtcttttctttaaaaaaattaactgattctatcaaatatttatgttaatgttattattttaaccaaGAAAAAGAAGTTAGGTGTTTTCCCTggagtttcattttattgtgcTTTAAAATCCGTCACcaaattttactttgtttCATTCcggaaaaaatagttttaaaaaattatcacaataTTGCCCACATTTTAGCTTATAAATTTACCTTTCGTAATGATACGAATTGTATTGTTTATTCTCTAATTTTGCTATTTCCCGCAGCTTTAGTGCAATCTGGTGCTAATAGAACAGCCGAGCGAGTACAATCAGTGAGTTTCAAACTCCTGTCTAAGAtacttaaatgaaaaaatgcagcagcaaATACTCAAATTCTGAACCGAAAATGTATGAATTTCCCGCTGATGCATACTTTCACCAATTTGGaccctaaaattaaataaattcgaaatttaaaaaaaaatcaattctttaaatcctgaaaaaatttgttgacgtgaaaattttttaattccatttgttTTTCTGTGACTTTGAAACCcttatattcattttcttcCAATGCATTCCCGACAATTTTCTCTTCCGATTTCGACTTGGCTTCCACGTCAAGGGCCAAAGACCGAGTGACCCTGTTTTTTCCGACTGATTGTTCGAGAGAGGCGCGGTTTCGATTGGAAAGGAACCAGCCATCAATAATGGCAACACGTTCGGCCAAGTGCAGTTGGAGCAGACGCTGCCGCGTCCCTGGGCGCAATCCGCAAATGgtgaggcggcggcggcaacggcggcggcagatGCAGGCCCGCAGTTAATGGGGCGGAATGTTGTGTAAGCAACGCGCGCTCGAGTCGTGTTCACTTCATTCAATAATGGTGTCGCCCCGACCGGCCCAACCGCAACCCCGCAGCCTGCCACTCATTTGTCACCAGACCTGAGTATACTGAGTAGTGCGCCTAACGTTGTTTATCTTCGcctgcagccagccagcctaGCTACGAGCGAATTTGCACAAATCTCGCGTTTGCATGCGATTCCGGAGCTGACATGGCCGAGATAAGATAAATATCTGGCCACTTGCATGTATAATTCTCCGGGGGCTTTGTTGGCATGGTGCTACTGCTGGGGGAACGACCCTTGCGCCCGGCTGCAAAAGTTTTTTGGGACACTATGAATGCTTGATGAGCGCACAAGGAGATGCAGCATTTCTACTTTTTACTATGGAAACGATCGAGATAGGGCGATAGCGAGAGATATCACTCTACAACGATTTCTTCGATCACTCCGATAGCTAACATACACTAATCAAGTTGGGCTTCGAAATTCTCTGAAATGATACTCGGTTTCTTAAAACATTACGCATAATTTTCATACTTCGGACCGTGATTCATATTTGACTCATCTCATTGGACCGTTGGCCAAGAGATTTAGATAAACTCACCTTGGAGCGAGTCATCGAAGCCGATAAAAGGCATTTCTCAATGTTTCCTAAATGTTATTGTGACCCTTATTGTTTATTATCTAGCATCGCAGTAATGGACAGGCATCCTAAAGACGCGGattactgacaatgagctatGGTGAGTAGGAGTTCTACGAATTAATAactttaccttttttaaattccaatacacattgaaaacaaaaatcactgaggaactatttttaaaaatattaaaaaaatgcacccAGAaccaaaacattatttttatcaaatctatatatttacattaaatatttcgtgaagttcataaaattaatttgatgttaaaattttagatcaaaCATAACTTAGTTCAAGTTTTGTTCACATTCGATTAGAGCGTCCCGCATCATTTAAGATAGCCTTTAATCAATCACGAATCACCCAAATTGCAAAGAAAACTCAATTGTACCGCTACAGATATATATACGATTGAGAAATAGCTCATCCACGTATCTAtagaaggaaaattataattgtattACATTAAGAGCAACAAACATGAAtcacagttttaaaaataaaaattgcaaatatcctctagagaatttaataatctttaaaatttacagtctCTTCTCTTTTGATAAATACCAAATAATACTGTCCCCACGGAAGCCACTTGTGGGGTGGGGACAGGTTAGTTATCAGCAATCGAAAGATGCTACGCTGTAAGCCCACTATTCCTCctcaaatattgatttaaaaaaaaaaggagAATTTGCCTCTTGTGGCCCTATCTGAGAATAAAAGCTATactttctgctgctttttcctaGTTCTGATGAAAATGTCTGCGTGAGAGGATCGACACTGctgacaaaaatgaattttccaataaagGTGAGCCCGAGGGCACGGCTGGTGCTGCTCGCAGTCGCATTACTGAGCCTTTTCTACTTCATCCTTGACTCGTATTTGACAAACGACACGTAATATTGCACTCTGAATCTCGTGAGCGAGCACGTTTTATGGCGAACCCGCAATCATTGCAGGAGCGGATGCAGCTTGCAGCGCGATCACATATTTTTCCTCAAGATGCACAAGTGCGGCAGTTCTACCGTGCAGAACATCCTCATGAGAAGAGGTTTGCAGAAAGAACTCAATTTCGTTCTTCCCAGGAACGGTAAGCCTTTTCGATTACCATAATTTCCGCCATCTGGATGTTTCGTTTTCTTGTTTGTTCGTTCGTAACTTTCTcggatttataaatttcaatcaggAGAGAGTGACTATGGCGGCTTTAGGTTAATTCCGATCTTGATCAAAGGAAAAACACTCAGACGTGCAAATCAATATATTATGCCTCTCTTTCTCACTGTCAGTGGGCTGCATTATTCAATTTAGTGCTTCTTACATCTTCCGTTCGAGATGGAACTTTTCATCTTAAATTTCGGCtgatatcaatttattttggactaaaatggttaattttatGATATCTGGAATTCTGGATTTCCTCCCGGGTGTTTCCAGTACAAAATTATGAGTTAATTAGATTTTGAGATCAAacatttgaggaaaaaactcgatttgctcaaagaaaaaccaaaaaatagaTGATAATGACCAGGTTAATCGGTTATCAAAAAtacattagaaaattaaaaatgagaatcaataaaaattaaatatgggATATATTGTAATTGAGCTCTCAAGAACTGTGACAAATGAAATGGGCAAAAATTCATTACATTCACGTATTTGCCAATCTTTCAACTCCCGATATATTTGctgactttttattttccttcattttttaatatgcagTATAAGCAACCTCCTTTCGTTTAAAActagagcatttttttatttcttcctctGTTATCcagttttttatgatttaacaatttaatcacTCAAAACTCTCTTTATTTCACCAAAGTCGAGACATCTGGTCTGGAGCCTGTTTCACagttcaagtttttttttcttctgaacGAACCATTCCTGGAATcataaaaagagagaaaatgccTTATTTGGCCGTTCTCATTAACGACAATTATATTCCTTGaccaaaaattttcttcagaaGGTGCTCAAACAAATTTAGCAATTCATCGCAATTTGGGCAGCAATTTTGCTCACGCCGGGCTTGAAAATGAGTTATTGCCGAGCCGTGCGTAAAAAGCACAATTCGCCATTACGGCGTCACTGCCCGTCTTTTTGCGgagaacgagagagaaagatacACGTAACGATAATTGGCCACTGTTCAATGCACCTTGAGCGTCAGTCAGTCACTCGCTGTGCCTGCCTGCTGATTAACTGTACTCGCCGCGCGCTGACTGAGTAATAAAATGTGTCGGCGGTGCCGCAGGCCACTACCTGGGCCATCCGGAGCCATTCCGCCGGTCTCACGTGGACGCGCGCTTTCTCAGCTTCGACGCCACGTTCGATGTCCTGGCGCACCACAGCCGCTTCAGCCCCTGCGGGGTCGCCGAGGTCATGCCCCCCGACGCGGTCAAGGTCACCATCCTCAGGGAGCCGGTCGACCTGTTTGAGTCGCTCTACAACTACTACAAACTCAACAGGGCCCGCTACGGGCAGTCGCTCGGGAAACTCTTGCAGTTCGACTTGCAAATGCTTAAGAGCATGGCCAAAAGCATGTCGCGATGGGGCGGCAGAATCGGATTCAACCAGGtaattaacatatttaattgACGAGTGGGCTGTTTTGGAAAGAACTTCATCTCTACCAATGAGTAGGTAATAAATCTTCCTGGTAACCCTTTTTCTAGAGTCATGTGCAATCAATTgaaactcaatttatttaagttcCCGTGTAGgcttagtttttatttttccattttttggtTTCGACCCTTTCAGGACGCTCAGAAACGAGATTTTTGGCATATTAGAGCATTGCCTGAGCACTTTGATGGCTTCCaaatagaataaattgaaCCTATTCTGAAAGTCCTCAACTTGGCCGTTCCAAATCGAACCGACACAGACCCTGTCAGGCAACGGTAAAGTGATCACATAtgcgaattaaattaaatcgatcaCATGAGGACTACCCTAACGCCAGGGTTTGACTTATTAACAGTTCTAATGGTCTCATCTGAGCACATGAGTTGTTCCACCGGCCAAAATCTACCGATGGTACATTTTGATATTCTCTCTGTTCACTTTAACTCAAAAATACACgtttttcaacatttaatcCCCCCATATCTCACGAACTAAGAGTTTCAccatcttgaaaatttctaggcaTTTTACACACATTCAgggcaacattttatttcaaactcaagaaaaaaatgctctctttgagttattcaaaatatacagtataataataattatgataattatattatactaaaaatcctaaaaatacTCACATTTGAACActtccaaaatatatttatataatgttttaaattttaaagttttaagcTGTCTAAAATGGCATTAACTTGTTACGAGAACTGGCACGCTCTTATGAGACACCATTTCACGGATTCCACTACTTGatatggaaaaaaatccaaagttttcattttgaatcGCAGCCTTCTTGTGAGTTAAACCGTGTACCCTTTGTGGGAAAAGATAAACTTTAACTATTTTCTCTTCTATGATAAGAACAAAACTAGATTGTTGCAAGTTCATAAAATTGCGCAGTGCTAAAATAGCGATTTTCCTGGAAAAGTAGTGCATTAAATTTGGCCGGAAAacttgtttatattttatcaccTATATGCCACCTTTACAAAATAccaacaaaaatatgaaaattgcagACCATATCAAATCTGTCGTGGAAACACCCAGACTTTCCTttcatctttttaaaatttacaaatttctcgACTTTGCGTTTTCAGATGGCGTTTGACGTTGGTTTGATGCCAGAGGATTTCTACAAAAAGTGGCGAGTGAACCAAACGATCAAACAAATGGACGAGCAATTCGACTTGGTGATGATCTCAGAGCACATGGAGGCCTCCCTGGTACTTCTGGCCGACACCATGTGTTGGCCCTTGGAGGAGGTGGCGTTTGTGTCGCTTAACAGGCGGCTGAACAGCACCACAGCCAGGACCGAATTGAGCGACTCGGAGAAGGAAAAGCTGCGCGAAGTCAACTGGGCCGACGCGCGAATTTACGACCACTTCAAAGGCGAGTTCGAGCGAAAGGTGAGGGAGTACGGCGAGGCGAAAATGGAGGCGAAAGTGGCCGAGCTGAAGCGTCTGAACGCGCAACTGGAAGCCGAGTGCATCAGCCAAGTGATTGAGCCCGAAAACCCGAGCAAGGACTACCCGGTGTTTACCTACCAGATCAACGAGAACGCCGCCGAAGTTTGCAAACTCGTGGTCATGGAGGAGCTCGACTTCACCGCGATGCTGAAACGAGTGCAGCTCGAGAGGTTCAGCCACTTGGAGGGCGACGTCGATGATGCCTAGCAAAGCAACTTGAAACGCGACACCGCGCGACCGACCACGCAAATGTAATATTCCGAGTGGCAGAAAACTGACACTGAATTTGTGTAGACGCCGTTTGATCGGCCAGAGGCAGGCCAGAGGTAGCGAGCGCTCCTGTCACGACCGACTGCTGATATATATCGAAAGCCACCGCCGTTCGTTTTTTGCGCGAAAACGAGCCACTCGTGTGTGATCAATCGCACAGCCGGCAtcgaatggaaaataattccatCAGCTTTTTTGCACCGACGACCATCCGCAGGTCAAGGACTCTGTGTGCAGTCGATCGATTTAATTCAATGACCTAAACTGTCGAATCGGTTTTGAAATACAACGCTCAAAAGACTGATTATTCACAATCAATCCGGTTGCTCTCATTACATTAAAGAGGTATGCTACCggacaaaaatggaaattgttCTCCGCGTGATTGATTCATGAGTCGATGTTTcatcacattaaaattttgaccaatcGTGGACTTTGCATAACTATTGGTCATGCTTTTATATGACTgcgttcaattttatttctggaaaCTTAAACAACTAAATCGTTGTAAATCGTTGTcaggaaaattgattgtttttaaaacctGCGCCACCTGAAAtgaactaaatattttcattgctgcgtcactgaatttttatttaaaacaatcctCAATGATGTAAGAGTATAGaatgatttttccaattaagaaaaatatctccTACAATATTCAAAGGTGacaaggaatatttttagagtttaCGAAATGTGTTCTACAGCGGCATCAATGTAAAAGCAGTCCAGTGGGGTGTTTAAGagattacttttttatttgagaaattcaCCTAATTGTTCTCTTTCgtctcttaaaattttaactctccctcctgacaaaataaaatgaaatcataaaACACCTAAGTGtacaacagaaaaaataaataaggatATTTTATCAACGTTCATTGCTTCATTTTGATTTGGCGCAGCTTGAGTCAGAGTTCGCTTGCTCTTATCACATTAATTGGTTTATCACAATATTTGCACTCACAGTCCTCACTGGTACAGGAGTGATAGGtcattgttttcaaattaaacaatgaATACCGTAtctcgtaaatattttttgtgtcggCAAAATAGGTTtacttccaattttttttttaggaaatataTACCTTAAAAGCATTTGGGGCAACTTCCTCAGTCCGTTTTGGCAATTTCCAATATCGATAAGACAGTTTGAATCGACAACAAATCCGTGCAAGTGTTCAAATCTTGTGCTTACTTGTAAAcagttttccaaatttgaaaatgttagccgaaatatattattttcagtttaaaaggttaaatttttgtgaaagttTGTGtcgtttcaaattttcatcacTTAATGCTCTGGAAAATAAGTAACCAGCGTCAAGTTTTCTAACTCAtatataaactttttaatttaagaaaaaatacttttcataTAAATGCAATATATATATGTTGAAAGTGTTCACACTTCACAACATGCTTTGATCCGTTTTTAATTGAAGGGTTTAAAACactgcaaaaaattgtaacaatgatgagaagtcaaattttttgtctgcTTTGGTAGCGTACATACTCATCTCcctattggaattttttatttacttaatcaaaataaattctttaagaaaattaaacattttacaaaGATTTcccttgaaaaatatcatcaaaatCCTCAATTAACTTAATTCGTTTAAAACTTACtattttgacttttgactAAAGTTCGcagctctttttatttctcttacAGAGAAGCgcagacaaattaaataaatatatagttttataagtatttaaatttcactctaTACGTTTCTCAGAACAACCAAAATGATTTATAgcacgcagaaaaaaattcgtttgaTCACGTAGAATTGGTGGCGCAGCCTGACAAAAGGTATTGTGCGAAGTCCTCGGGCTTTTTCAATCCTCGCGTGGCTTTTGTTGGCTCTAACCGCACTTTTTCCTTTCCTTCTTCACACGCACATTTTAATTCGCAGAATCAATACGACTTATCACACGCGCGTTATTATTTCCCCGCTGTTTGTAAAGCGCATTGTTGAAAAAGGAAAGTAAATAATCCAGTTTTCGAAACAAGACaagtgtgcgtgcgtgtgtgtgtgtgagcgcgACGCTATCTTGTAGTCCAAAGCAGCCAGCTTTTTTGTAAGCTGAGAAGAATCTGGGGGAGGTTTTCACCGTAAAAGGAAACAACAAAGGCAGAGCGGAGCAACGAGAGAAGTCTCGGGGGCCTAAAGAGCAGAAAAGTCGCGCTTTGACGGACCTCCTCTCTCTTTCGCTGGGTAATGTGCGCCGGCCGGCCTCCGCGGAAAGAATGTGAAAACCAGCGCGTTTATTCTGCTGCGGAAAACGCTCAACAACTTTGATGTCACCgcgccaaattaaattctgttGCATTGCGACGGGTATTACTTGCgagttttgaataattgaGGCGATTAAGgcagaaaatgaataaaacagaCGTGGCTACTGCTCTTCGTTCGTTGGAGTGGAAtgatggaaaaggaaaaacgtCGGCTGCCTCTCGATGTGGGAGGAAATAAAAGTCGTTTATTATCAGTTTAGAATTTTATGGCCGAGACTTCCATTTGTGCGCTGCGGGAAATGAGTGAATGAATATGGAAAATACCGAGAGCCTATTGTGTCTTAATGGTGTGTTTTCTTCCGATTTCGATCGGCGCTGCTTGTCGCATTTGGTCAGCTAATAAAATCTGTTTCCTGCGCCTCCGTCTCCCCACTGAACAATGCTGGATTTTTGAAAGCTGCTGCTGGGTTCGACGggagacaatttttaaaagaaatccTTGGAAACCTGGTGGGTTTGGAATTTCAGGTGTTTAAAGTGGACAAAAGAAGATTTAGCATGGTTACTATTCGCATTGCTCCCCCCGCACGCGCGCTTTTTGTTGGACACACGAGTGTCTTGGTTTTGTGTTCGTCATTGTTGgattatgaaaattgaaagtttaagGGTTCCTTTTGAGCTTGTGAAGAAGAATGCATTCACGTTTGGTGGGCTGCAGTGGAAAAGGTTAATCGATTGAAGCAGGTGTTCTCGCTTCTTTTCAGGCTTGGATTTCTAGTCGTCGTGTTTTTGAGGATTGTGAACATTTGTGAATGACAAAATCGTTTAACTGCCATTATGTACTGATtcatgaaaatcaattatatttttactggtATCATTAATCAAGTCGTAATTCTGTTTCGTAAATGAtgagatttttaaactttgacaGAAGAGTTTTCATCGATAAACTGACAGAAActtgatacaaaaaattcaggattgtgttgttttcaaatttcaaaatttaatttgcaccaATTTCttgtaagttaaaaaatgttggccaaaatatgcaaaaaataacagttttGTAATACAGAAATTATGAATTGagggtgatttattttttattttaattctttcgtTTGTACCTTCTCAAAAGCACGCTGAAGCAgtgagtgaaatatttattttgtattaaagtGAATAAATTCTGATGATTTATCCTTTACTGCAATTCTTACGAACGAAATTGactggtttaaaatatttaaaatcaggaGAACCAGCATTGGTTAGAAAATGCAACCATATGAACCTTAAGAAAAGAATGTTtatcttcaaaaattaaaaattaaaatcatcaacaaatttaaatcagaaaacTCAGATTAACCAAGATTGAGCTATTGATGTAAAAACcagtatattttaaacttatatGAAGATAAACAAGAAACGTTCATCTAGAGTCAATCATTTTGCCGGtctttttgcttattttaattccaaattgaTACTGAGTAAGTTCACGAAAACACTTACTGATTCTCCTCgacatatttttaactatagaGAAAAATGATCATTGACTTCTAATATTAATATACTTATTTAAATCGAAACcagtgtattaaatttatagataAGGGATTTCTTCAATATTGATATATGTTCAACTTGACATCATCTAACTTACATTTTAGAGCCGTTGgaaaatgagttaattttgTTATACGTTTACAACTTATAACACGTCATAAGTGTAATGAACGATAATACCATatctgaaatttatataagacaaatataaaaaattcatattaaaataaaaataatggagTAGATTATCATTACTGTAACCTCAAAACGTAAGTGTTTTAAAgacgttaaatttttaagagtattttaaaaaggttttctttttatatttaaaaaatttttacctggtttttatgctttaaactcatttttctAGATGTTCAATTTGccttttaaatgatttaaccCTCCGTAGAAGCATTCAGGTTACTAAAGTATTCACGCATGTGTGCTGGGAGAAAAATTCGGTTTTACGATGTGGTCCGCTGCATCTCGTGTCAATAAACGAGAGTGTAAATCAGAATATTAGAAACCGACGGCACACACAACGCCGCGGGAGTCTC is part of the Cloeon dipterum chromosome 1, ieCloDipt1.1, whole genome shotgun sequence genome and harbors:
- the LOC135933978 gene encoding galactose-3-O-sulfotransferase 4-like — translated: MNFPIKVSPRARLVLLAVALLSLFYFILDSYLTNDTSGCSLQRDHIFFLKMHKCGSSTVQNILMRRGLQKELNFVLPRNGHYLGHPEPFRRSHVDARFLSFDATFDVLAHHSRFSPCGVAEVMPPDAVKVTILREPVDLFESLYNYYKLNRARYGQSLGKLLQFDLQMLKSMAKSMSRWGGRIGFNQMAFDVGLMPEDFYKKWRVNQTIKQMDEQFDLVMISEHMEASLVLLADTMCWPLEEVAFVSLNRRLNSTTARTELSDSEKEKLREVNWADARIYDHFKGEFERKVREYGEAKMEAKVAELKRLNAQLEAECISQVIEPENPSKDYPVFTYQINENAAEVCKLVVMEELDFTAMLKRVQLERFSHLEGDVDDA